A single window of Halobacillus naozhouensis DNA harbors:
- a CDS encoding shikimate kinase has product MGYIENSLREIPLKEKSIVFVGFMGVGKTTIGKLVAQKLHRSFIDADSEIERKYQMPIPKIFKTLGESEFRKAEKNLITELCHQNLKVISLGGGAFLQEEIRDVCLSHCIVFHLDLSWEMWKERLDMLIETRPVLQGRTIEEIELLFQARRETYADHHSKLITDQLSEEEAANYIVDSLKLSWKLYN; this is encoded by the coding sequence ATGGGGTATATAGAAAATTCACTAAGAGAAATTCCATTAAAAGAAAAAAGTATTGTGTTTGTAGGCTTTATGGGGGTCGGTAAAACTACAATTGGGAAACTGGTTGCCCAGAAGCTGCATCGAAGCTTTATTGACGCCGATTCAGAAATCGAGCGTAAATATCAGATGCCTATTCCGAAAATTTTTAAAACGTTAGGTGAAAGCGAGTTTCGTAAAGCGGAAAAGAACCTCATTACCGAGCTTTGCCACCAGAATCTTAAAGTCATCTCTCTTGGAGGAGGGGCTTTTCTACAGGAAGAAATACGTGATGTCTGTCTCAGTCATTGTATTGTTTTTCATCTGGATCTTTCATGGGAGATGTGGAAAGAAAGACTCGATATGTTAATTGAAACCCGTCCAGTTTTGCAAGGGCGTACAATAGAGGAGATCGAATTGTTGTTTCAAGCTAGAAGAGAGACCTATGCAGATCATCATTCTAAATTAATAACAGATCAGCTTAGTGAAGAAGAAGCAGCGAATTATATTGTTGATTCATTGAAGTTATCCTGGAAATTATACAATTAG
- the aroD gene encoding type I 3-dehydroquinate dehydratase, translating into MERNSKELTVKGKVIDGQSPAICLPLIGTNEEELIRELKTIVAQEPDLIEWRGDFFEKLDEEAKVMDALLKIKDLAGEIPILFTIRSVTEGGEPIPLNEEAKVHLLTRLIETGKIELVDYELHNESRYIEHLREVTRSHDVKLMVSYHNFEQTPPLESLFEKGEQAEQYEADLVKFAVMPDDMKDVLVVLEATHSLDSYLRIPVVAISMGGNGSISRMFGWRFGSMITFAVGHQSSAPGQIPLEDLRTVVGIIKKSL; encoded by the coding sequence ATGGAGCGCAATAGCAAAGAATTGACAGTGAAGGGGAAAGTGATTGACGGACAGTCTCCCGCGATCTGTCTTCCGTTGATTGGAACGAATGAGGAAGAGCTGATAAGAGAATTAAAGACAATTGTTGCACAAGAACCTGACCTGATTGAATGGCGTGGGGATTTTTTTGAGAAGCTGGATGAGGAAGCTAAAGTGATGGATGCACTTTTGAAGATTAAAGACTTGGCAGGAGAAATTCCAATTTTATTTACGATTCGTTCGGTTACTGAAGGTGGGGAACCAATCCCTTTAAATGAAGAAGCAAAAGTTCATTTGCTCACACGTTTAATAGAAACAGGTAAGATTGAGTTAGTGGATTACGAATTGCACAATGAGTCTAGATACATAGAGCATTTGCGTGAAGTAACCAGAAGTCATGATGTAAAGCTCATGGTTTCTTACCATAACTTTGAACAAACACCTCCACTGGAGTCCCTTTTTGAAAAAGGAGAACAGGCGGAGCAATATGAAGCGGACCTTGTAAAATTTGCAGTTATGCCTGATGATATGAAGGATGTATTAGTTGTGCTGGAAGCTACTCATAGTCTGGATTCATATCTCCGTATTCCTGTAGTAGCCATATCAATGGGGGGGAATGGATCAATCAGCAGAATGTTTGGGTGGAGGTTTGGTTCCATGATTACGTTTGCAGTTGGACACCAAAGTTCCGCGCCCGGGCAAATCCCTCTTGAAGATTTAAGAACAGTAGTGGGCATTATCAAGAAATCATTATAG
- a CDS encoding YjcZ family sporulation protein: protein MGYGNNVGGFGGNNVGGFGGYGNNVGGFGGYGNNVGGFGGYGGCGHGRRRGNNFALIVVLFILLIIVGASFYK, encoded by the coding sequence ATGGGTTACGGAAATAACGTTGGTGGCTTTGGCGGAAACAATGTCGGCGGCTTTGGCGGCTACGGAAATAACGTTGGTGGATTCGGCGGTTACGGAAATAACGTAGGCGGATTCGGCGGTTACGGTGGCTGCGGTCATGGCCGCAGACGCGGTAACAACTTCGCCTTAATTGTAGTGTTGTTTATCCTTCTCATTATTGTTGGTGCTTCATTCTACAAATAA
- a CDS encoding AAA family ATPase gives MTKQTLLYQPKIAEVLKNINKVMIGKEEAALLSVIALLARGHVLLEDVPGVGKTMLVRTLAKSLDCDFKRIQFTPDLLPSDVTGVSIYNPKDLQFEFRPGPILGNVVLADEINRTSPKTQSALLEGMEETSITVDGESVPLNQPFFVMATQNPIEYEGTYPLPEAQLDRFLLKLKMGYPSANQEVDMLMRTSVSHPIHEIEAVISREELIDLQKQTEDVYIDQTVNRYIVELVTGTRKHNGVYLGVSPRGSIALMKAAKAYAFIQDRDYVIPDDIKYLAPYVLAHRMILTSESKFEGSTAEDIVAELLTVTSIPVQRNVSE, from the coding sequence ATGACGAAGCAAACTCTATTATATCAACCAAAGATTGCTGAAGTCTTAAAGAATATTAACAAAGTAATGATTGGTAAGGAAGAAGCAGCACTCTTAAGTGTCATTGCCTTGCTTGCCAGGGGTCATGTTTTGCTGGAAGATGTACCAGGAGTAGGGAAGACAATGCTCGTGCGGACGCTCGCCAAGTCACTGGATTGTGATTTTAAACGTATTCAATTTACACCAGACCTGTTGCCTTCTGATGTAACAGGTGTTTCGATATATAATCCAAAAGATCTTCAATTTGAGTTTCGCCCCGGTCCGATTTTAGGGAATGTTGTTTTAGCGGATGAAATTAACCGAACATCACCTAAAACGCAGTCTGCTTTATTAGAGGGGATGGAAGAAACGAGCATAACGGTTGATGGGGAATCCGTGCCTCTAAACCAGCCGTTTTTCGTAATGGCTACACAAAACCCAATTGAATATGAAGGGACATATCCGTTGCCTGAAGCTCAATTGGATCGTTTCTTACTAAAACTTAAAATGGGTTACCCATCAGCTAATCAAGAGGTCGACATGCTTATGCGAACCTCAGTAAGCCATCCGATTCATGAGATTGAGGCCGTGATTTCAAGAGAGGAACTGATTGATCTTCAGAAGCAGACAGAAGACGTGTATATCGATCAGACGGTCAATCGATATATTGTGGAACTTGTAACAGGGACACGTAAACATAATGGGGTGTATCTAGGGGTAAGCCCTCGTGGTTCGATCGCGCTTATGAAGGCAGCAAAAGCCTATGCTTTTATACAGGATCGGGATTATGTAATTCCTGATGACATCAAATATTTAGCTCCCTATGTATTAGCCCATCGGATGATTCTAACGTCAGAGTCTAAGTTTGAAGGGTCAACCGCAGAGGATATTGTTGCAGAGCTTCTCACCGTAACATCGATACCGGTGCAGAGGAACGTGAGTGAATGA
- a CDS encoding DUF58 domain-containing protein, translated as MKPSLRFASRLVTILLIFAVLFSYAMFQGGFVSWFLFYSFLPFLLYMTGLTFYSMDNWEVDRHFSKRVATAGDTIHVEVVITRRFLFPMYYCVIEELFPESLMKRDNHVDKYRNMDNPASLTQSRQIKKVAFPWFKRTIRYQYEMEELPRGEHYLQALRVKTGDFFGFITKEATYQLNNKLLVFPRKRPVRLKESAQSFEQGVSPSFKLNEKNTNVVSGVREYVPGDRFAWIDWKTTAKSNQMMTKEFEQEKSVDMLVILNAVNESDMNPLSFEGAVEFSASLLDEMHSRSSQLAFMTLGEQKRYFPFQKDYTQRDMIQEHLAKIRPNGKMPFVEQLERELAQNLSGMLLLLVSHHLDAQMVVTLSRLAQKSKRLVFFYVIPQNQIDFQGHKWLKQLKNYGILVNTISEGELTQLEFEVNT; from the coding sequence ATGAAGCCATCTCTTCGATTCGCAAGCAGGTTAGTAACGATCTTGCTTATATTTGCTGTCTTATTCTCTTATGCCATGTTTCAGGGTGGCTTTGTGAGTTGGTTTCTATTCTATAGTTTCCTTCCATTCCTCCTCTATATGACTGGGCTAACCTTTTATTCAATGGATAATTGGGAAGTCGATCGTCATTTTTCTAAGAGAGTAGCTACAGCAGGGGATACCATCCATGTAGAGGTAGTGATTACGAGAAGGTTTCTGTTCCCGATGTATTATTGTGTGATTGAAGAGCTTTTTCCGGAGTCATTAATGAAGCGGGATAATCATGTTGATAAATACCGAAACATGGATAATCCGGCGAGTTTGACTCAGTCGCGGCAAATAAAAAAAGTAGCCTTTCCTTGGTTTAAGCGTACGATCCGGTATCAGTATGAAATGGAGGAGTTACCAAGAGGTGAGCACTATCTGCAGGCGCTTCGAGTAAAGACCGGAGACTTTTTTGGATTTATCACAAAAGAAGCAACCTACCAGCTAAACAACAAGCTTCTTGTTTTTCCTCGTAAAAGACCAGTGAGGTTGAAAGAAAGTGCGCAAAGTTTTGAGCAAGGTGTCAGTCCCTCTTTTAAATTAAATGAGAAAAACACAAATGTTGTATCAGGGGTTAGAGAGTATGTCCCTGGGGATCGCTTCGCCTGGATTGACTGGAAGACGACAGCGAAAAGTAACCAAATGATGACAAAGGAATTTGAGCAGGAAAAAAGTGTAGATATGCTGGTCATATTAAATGCCGTGAATGAGTCGGATATGAATCCGTTAAGCTTTGAAGGGGCAGTTGAATTTAGTGCATCGTTACTGGATGAGATGCACAGCAGGTCGTCACAGCTCGCCTTTATGACACTTGGAGAGCAGAAGAGGTATTTCCCCTTCCAAAAAGATTATACCCAGAGAGATATGATTCAAGAACACCTTGCTAAAATTCGTCCCAACGGAAAAATGCCTTTCGTTGAACAGCTGGAGCGGGAGCTTGCACAGAACCTTTCAGGGATGCTGCTCCTTTTGGTCAGCCATCACTTAGATGCTCAAATGGTCGTCACTTTATCTCGACTAGCACAGAAAAGTAAGCGGCTTGTTTTCTTTTATGTCATACCCCAGAACCAAATAGATTTTCAAGGTCATAAATGGCTTAAGCAGTTGAAAAACTATGGAATCCTTGTGAACACCATCTCAGAAGGAGAATTAACACAGTTAGAATTTGAGGTGAACACATAA
- a CDS encoding DUF4129 domain-containing transglutaminase family protein, protein MGISPGKQSQIYQIVIYICGFLLFCEWLRPLEMISETQNVKVFFIYAGFCFFISFLQVNWMISVPLKLLGLMFIIDGLYVAEQIFSGQWFAVVYNQVIYNIQVIQGQQWWEMTPLFRSLLFLILLWLMSYLLYYWLIIAKRMLFFVTLTFVYVTIVDTFTIYDGQWAIIRTFILGMVSLGLSHFFKEMDKEKISLRGVKKAHLWAAPLIGVVIFSTLAGYAAPKLEPQWPDPVPYLTSSDSGAGSGPGGRVQKVGYGENDTRLGGSFVQDDTVVFQAVADSKQYWRIESKDTYTGKGWVDTLDEQVTKVSPEDIEFQTFTEQVETEEHVALLNFTDDAEFNKLVYPYGVQGMERFPDRYNIALHENTGEMDTLLEGNPDQVEQYVTQYNAPSFEYNQLREADGEDPEEIKERYLQLPDNLPARVRELASEIVSGEENRYDRAKAVESYFSANDYEYSTTNVPVPNENQDYVDQFLFESKVGYCDNFSTSMVVLLRAEGIPARWVKGFTGGERQSETATVNNQTLNIYEVTSGNAHSWVEVYFPEIGWVPFEPTQGFTNNTDFHMDIEDTDNEEATPASADEPEQDETLGGPEQMQQQSADTSVGQSDVSIGQQSISLWAGLIAALLIAAVLYLTRFRWMSAILIRRFKKMDREDTYDRAYHYLLRVLAHKKGIKRCPNQTLRDYARQVDAHFQSNDMRKLTNHYERALYRNEKGIEHWRKVTELWENLIKKALS, encoded by the coding sequence ATGGGCATCTCACCGGGAAAGCAAAGCCAGATCTATCAAATTGTTATCTATATATGCGGTTTTTTACTATTTTGTGAATGGTTAAGGCCGTTAGAAATGATTTCAGAGACACAAAATGTAAAAGTGTTTTTCATTTATGCAGGTTTTTGCTTTTTCATTTCGTTTCTGCAGGTAAACTGGATGATCTCCGTCCCTTTAAAGCTGCTTGGACTTATGTTCATTATTGATGGCTTGTATGTTGCCGAACAGATTTTCAGCGGGCAGTGGTTTGCGGTCGTTTATAATCAAGTGATTTACAATATTCAAGTGATTCAAGGCCAGCAATGGTGGGAAATGACCCCGTTGTTTAGAAGTCTATTATTCTTAATTTTATTATGGCTCATGAGTTATTTGCTATATTACTGGTTAATCATCGCGAAACGGATGCTGTTTTTTGTGACGTTAACCTTTGTATATGTCACTATTGTTGACACCTTTACGATTTATGATGGACAGTGGGCTATCATCCGTACCTTTATATTAGGAATGGTCTCATTAGGTCTGTCTCATTTCTTTAAGGAAATGGACAAGGAGAAGATATCCTTAAGGGGTGTGAAGAAAGCCCACTTATGGGCTGCCCCGCTAATAGGGGTGGTTATTTTCTCTACCTTAGCCGGATATGCAGCTCCGAAGTTAGAGCCTCAATGGCCAGATCCCGTTCCCTATTTAACTAGTAGTGATAGTGGAGCAGGGAGTGGACCGGGAGGCAGAGTCCAGAAGGTGGGTTATGGCGAAAATGATACGAGGCTCGGCGGATCCTTTGTTCAGGATGACACGGTAGTGTTTCAGGCAGTAGCCGATAGTAAGCAATACTGGCGAATTGAATCGAAGGACACTTATACAGGAAAAGGATGGGTCGATACTCTTGATGAACAGGTAACGAAAGTTTCACCTGAGGATATTGAGTTTCAAACGTTCACGGAACAAGTGGAAACGGAGGAGCATGTCGCCTTACTAAATTTTACGGATGATGCCGAGTTTAATAAACTGGTTTATCCGTATGGAGTCCAAGGCATGGAACGTTTTCCAGACCGGTACAATATTGCCTTACACGAGAACACAGGAGAGATGGATACCTTGCTGGAAGGGAATCCTGACCAGGTTGAGCAATATGTAACTCAATATAATGCGCCTTCTTTTGAATATAACCAGTTAAGGGAAGCTGACGGTGAGGATCCTGAAGAAATAAAGGAGCGCTATTTGCAGTTACCGGACAACCTGCCAGCACGTGTTCGGGAGCTGGCAAGTGAGATCGTCAGCGGCGAAGAAAACAGATATGACCGTGCAAAAGCTGTTGAATCGTATTTCTCTGCTAATGACTATGAATATTCAACTACAAATGTCCCGGTTCCAAATGAAAATCAGGATTACGTTGACCAATTTCTGTTCGAATCGAAAGTTGGTTATTGTGACAACTTCTCCACCTCTATGGTTGTTTTACTGCGAGCAGAAGGCATTCCCGCCCGCTGGGTTAAAGGGTTTACCGGTGGGGAACGCCAAAGTGAAACAGCGACAGTCAATAATCAAACGTTAAACATTTACGAAGTAACCAGTGGAAATGCCCACTCATGGGTAGAAGTGTATTTCCCGGAAATCGGCTGGGTTCCATTTGAACCGACCCAGGGTTTCACAAACAATACAGACTTTCACATGGACATCGAAGATACAGATAATGAGGAAGCCACTCCTGCAAGTGCTGATGAACCAGAACAGGACGAAACGTTGGGCGGACCAGAACAAATGCAGCAACAATCAGCTGATACGAGCGTTGGTCAATCGGATGTAAGCATCGGTCAGCAGTCGATATCATTATGGGCCGGTTTAATAGCGGCATTGCTCATTGCGGCCGTCCTCTACCTCACAAGGTTCAGGTGGATGTCTGCCATTTTAATTCGAAGGTTTAAAAAAATGGACCGTGAAGATACTTATGATCGGGCCTATCATTATCTATTGAGGGTTCTGGCTCATAAAAAAGGGATTAAACGTTGTCCAAACCAAACGCTTCGGGACTATGCGAGACAGGTCGACGCTCATTTTCAATCGAATGACATGCGGAAGTTAACCAATCATTATGAACGTGCTTTGTATCGAAATGAAAAAGGAATTGAGCATTGGCGTAAGGTCACAGAATTATGGGAAAATTTAATTAAAAAAGCATTGTCTTGA
- the guaA gene encoding glutamine-hydrolyzing GMP synthase produces the protein MEQVKGMILVLDFGSQYNQLITRRIREFGVYSELHSHKLTAAEIKDMNPSGIILSGGPNSVYGEDSFRCDEELFELGIPVLGICYGMQLMTHHFGGKVERAKEREYGKADISVHDDPLLFRKTPKQQTVWMSHSDKVIAPPEEFRIDATSSSCPVAAMSNVDRNMYGVQFHPEVRHSEYGNDLLRSFVFEACEATDDWTMEHVVDMEVEKIRAKVGERKVLCALSGGVDSSVVAALIHKAIGDQLTCIFVDHGLLRKHEADDVMRTLGDGFQMNIIKVDAKDRFLGKLAGVSDPEEKRKIIGNEFIYVFDDEADKLKNIDFLAQGTLYTDIIESGTETAQTIKSHHNVGGLPEDMQFELIEPLNTLFKDEVRALGTELGVPDHIVWRQPFPGPGLAIRILGEVSEDKLEIVRESDAILREEVKNAGLDRDIWQYFTVLPNIKSVGVMGDERTYDHTIGIRAVTSVDGMTSDWARIPWDVLEKISTRIVNEVDHINRVVYDVTSKPPATIEWE, from the coding sequence ATGGAACAAGTAAAAGGCATGATCCTTGTACTGGATTTTGGCAGTCAATATAATCAATTAATCACGCGTCGCATTCGTGAATTTGGGGTGTACAGTGAACTGCATTCTCATAAATTGACAGCTGCAGAGATCAAAGATATGAACCCTAGTGGGATCATTCTCTCAGGCGGCCCGAATAGTGTGTATGGAGAGGATAGCTTTCGCTGTGATGAGGAATTATTTGAATTAGGAATCCCTGTATTGGGAATTTGTTACGGGATGCAGCTTATGACCCATCATTTCGGCGGCAAAGTTGAACGGGCTAAAGAACGAGAATATGGGAAGGCAGACATCTCTGTCCATGATGATCCTTTATTATTTCGTAAAACTCCAAAGCAGCAAACAGTGTGGATGAGTCATAGTGATAAAGTGATCGCTCCGCCAGAAGAATTCAGAATCGATGCTACGAGTTCGTCGTGTCCTGTTGCAGCTATGAGTAATGTGGATAGGAATATGTATGGCGTGCAGTTCCACCCGGAAGTGCGTCATTCAGAGTATGGCAACGACCTCTTACGAAGCTTTGTCTTCGAAGCCTGTGAAGCTACCGATGATTGGACGATGGAACATGTGGTAGACATGGAAGTGGAAAAAATCCGTGCCAAAGTAGGGGAACGCAAAGTTTTATGTGCATTGAGCGGGGGCGTCGATTCCTCTGTTGTAGCGGCTTTGATCCATAAAGCAATTGGGGACCAGCTGACCTGTATTTTTGTCGACCATGGTCTTCTTCGTAAGCATGAAGCAGATGACGTAATGCGTACTTTAGGTGACGGTTTCCAAATGAACATCATAAAGGTTGATGCAAAAGATCGTTTCCTCGGGAAGCTTGCTGGAGTATCAGACCCTGAAGAGAAGCGGAAAATTATTGGTAATGAGTTTATTTATGTATTTGATGACGAAGCAGACAAGCTCAAAAATATTGACTTTCTTGCTCAAGGGACCCTTTACACAGATATTATCGAAAGTGGTACAGAGACAGCCCAAACGATCAAGTCTCACCACAATGTTGGCGGCTTGCCTGAAGATATGCAATTTGAACTGATCGAACCTCTGAATACTCTTTTTAAAGATGAAGTTCGTGCGCTGGGTACTGAGCTCGGAGTTCCTGATCATATCGTATGGAGACAGCCATTCCCAGGACCGGGACTTGCCATTAGAATTCTTGGAGAGGTATCCGAAGATAAGCTTGAGATTGTTCGTGAATCGGATGCCATTTTGCGGGAAGAAGTGAAAAACGCAGGGTTGGATCGTGATATTTGGCAATACTTTACGGTGCTGCCGAACATCAAATCCGTTGGAGTCATGGGAGATGAACGCACTTACGACCATACCATTGGAATTCGTGCTGTTACATCGGTTGACGGAATGACATCTGATTGGGCACGTATCCCATGGGATGTGCTTGAGAAAATTTCTACTCGAATCGTAAATGAAGTCGACCACATCAATCGTGTCGTTTATGATGTTACTAGTAAGCCGCCAGCAACGATCGAGTGGGAATAA
- a CDS encoding NCS2 family permease, with the protein MKKFFKFEEFGTNYRTEFLAGMTTFLAMAYILFVNPSTLALVGVEELPEGVTRIDQGAVFTATAIAAAVGTLIMGVLAKYPIALAPGMGLNAFFAYTVVLTYGISWETALAGVLASGLIFIVLTLTGLRERIINAIPGNLKLAVGAGIGLFIAFIGFQNSGIVQNSDATLVALGDLTEPTTMLAIFGIVTSVIFLSLGLKGGIFYGMILTAIAGMVTGLIAPPTTMSEVVGPVPSVAPTFGAALTHFGDIFTLEMLVVILTFLFVDFFDTAGTLVAVATQAGYMKDNKLPRAGRALFADSAATVVGSVVGTSTTTSYIESTAGVGAGGRTGFTSVVTAGFFLLSLFFSPLLAVVTQEVTAPALIIVGVLMASTLKSIDWDQFEIAVPAFFTIATMPLTYSIATGIAIGFIFYPITMWLKGRGKEIHPIMYLLFVIFILYFIFLA; encoded by the coding sequence ATGAAGAAATTTTTTAAATTTGAGGAGTTTGGGACGAACTATCGAACAGAATTTCTAGCAGGAATGACGACATTCTTGGCTATGGCGTATATCTTATTCGTCAACCCATCGACGCTTGCACTCGTTGGGGTTGAAGAACTTCCGGAAGGCGTGACCCGCATTGACCAGGGAGCTGTCTTCACAGCAACTGCGATTGCCGCAGCTGTTGGAACATTAATTATGGGTGTGCTGGCTAAATATCCGATTGCTTTAGCACCAGGAATGGGCTTGAACGCTTTTTTCGCCTACACAGTTGTACTCACATATGGAATTTCATGGGAAACAGCTCTCGCAGGAGTACTGGCATCTGGACTTATTTTTATTGTATTAACTTTAACAGGACTCCGAGAAAGAATCATTAATGCAATTCCTGGAAATTTAAAGCTGGCCGTAGGTGCCGGTATTGGATTATTTATAGCTTTTATTGGATTTCAAAACTCAGGAATCGTTCAAAATAGTGATGCAACATTAGTCGCGCTTGGCGACTTAACTGAGCCGACAACTATGCTTGCAATTTTTGGGATCGTCACATCGGTTATCTTTCTATCCCTCGGATTAAAAGGCGGTATTTTCTATGGAATGATCCTTACAGCGATAGCCGGGATGGTGACAGGTTTGATTGCGCCACCTACAACTATGAGTGAAGTGGTGGGGCCTGTACCAAGCGTAGCTCCTACTTTTGGTGCTGCACTGACACACTTTGGAGATATTTTTACACTGGAAATGTTAGTCGTTATCCTGACGTTCCTATTTGTTGATTTCTTTGATACTGCTGGGACCCTTGTAGCTGTTGCCACCCAAGCCGGGTACATGAAAGACAACAAACTGCCAAGAGCAGGACGTGCCTTATTCGCAGACTCTGCAGCAACGGTGGTTGGCTCGGTTGTCGGAACATCGACCACAACCTCTTATATTGAATCAACAGCTGGAGTTGGGGCAGGTGGAAGAACAGGCTTCACATCCGTTGTTACAGCAGGATTCTTTCTTCTCTCCCTGTTCTTTTCACCATTATTAGCCGTCGTCACGCAAGAAGTTACAGCACCAGCACTGATCATCGTAGGTGTGCTCATGGCTTCAACCTTGAAAAGCATTGATTGGGATCAGTTCGAGATTGCCGTACCTGCTTTCTTCACTATCGCTACGATGCCGCTTACGTACAGCATCGCCACCGGAATCGCTATCGGCTTTATCTTTTATCCGATCACGATGTGGTTAAAAGGGCGAGGAAAAGAAATTCATCCGATCATGTATCTGCTTTTCGTGATCTTCATCCTGTATTTTATTTTCTTAGCTTAA
- a CDS encoding Hsp20/alpha crystallin family protein: protein MNQFNDWKKNLDHFFGQDFFSEFEGFMKPSIPQINLYQYDNELLCMVNVPGMSHPRNVDVVVDHATLTLTGRIEINHRGGHQLKSEIATGSFERSIDLPFPVRSDKIDATYKHGLLIIQLHRFISDSTKQKPIRIRHLEDE from the coding sequence ATGAACCAATTTAATGATTGGAAGAAAAATTTAGATCACTTCTTTGGTCAGGACTTTTTCAGTGAATTTGAAGGGTTTATGAAGCCTTCAATTCCTCAAATCAACCTCTATCAATATGATAATGAATTGCTTTGCATGGTGAACGTTCCTGGGATGAGTCACCCGAGGAATGTTGATGTTGTCGTTGACCATGCGACACTTACATTAACGGGACGAATTGAAATTAACCACCGCGGCGGCCATCAGCTCAAGTCGGAAATTGCCACAGGTTCGTTTGAACGAAGCATTGACCTTCCCTTCCCAGTACGAAGTGATAAAATTGATGCTACTTATAAACACGGATTACTCATTATCCAGCTGCACCGCTTTATTTCTGATTCAACAAAACAGAAGCCGATTCGTATCCGCCACCTTGAGGACGAATAA
- a CDS encoding DUF2179 domain-containing protein — MLDNTMVMITIILVVNIVYVSFFTLRMIFTLKGQRYFAAFISMFEIVVYILGLGLVLDNLDQIENVIAYAVGYGMGVVVGMKIEEKLALGYTTVNVISSDPEIEFTKMLRDKGYGVTSWYAYGMEGDRLAMQILTPRKYELMLYETIKSIDPKAFIIAYEPKQIHGGFWVKQVKRGRLRNGQEKQEAL; from the coding sequence ATGCTGGATAACACCATGGTGATGATTACCATCATTTTAGTTGTCAACATTGTTTATGTGTCATTTTTCACCCTTCGAATGATTTTCACTTTAAAGGGGCAGCGGTACTTTGCAGCATTTATCAGTATGTTTGAGATTGTTGTTTACATCTTAGGTTTAGGTTTGGTTCTTGATAATCTTGATCAAATCGAAAACGTTATCGCGTACGCTGTTGGTTATGGGATGGGTGTTGTTGTCGGCATGAAAATTGAAGAGAAGCTGGCCCTTGGTTATACGACAGTCAACGTAATTTCATCTGATCCGGAAATTGAGTTTACGAAAATGCTTAGAGATAAAGGATATGGTGTGACGAGCTGGTACGCCTATGGTATGGAAGGTGACCGTCTGGCGATGCAAATTTTAACACCAAGGAAATATGAACTTATGTTGTATGAAACGATCAAATCGATTGATCCTAAAGCCTTCATCATTGCTTATGAACCGAAACAGATTCATGGTGGGTTCTGGGTGAAGCAAGTGAAGAGGGGAAGGTTGCGTAATGGCCAAGAAAAGCAAGAAGCGCTTTGA
- a CDS encoding NETI motif-containing protein has translation MAKKSKKRFEVRDNETIDQCLNRISKEGYIPVRRAEEPIFQEVIDNGESNLEPVGRTIVFHAVKG, from the coding sequence ATGGCCAAGAAAAGCAAGAAGCGCTTTGAAGTTCGAGACAATGAAACGATCGATCAATGTCTGAACCGCATAAGTAAAGAGGGGTACATTCCTGTTCGCCGTGCGGAAGAGCCAATATTTCAGGAAGTGATTGATAATGGAGAAAGCAATTTGGAACCTGTAGGAAGAACCATTGTTTTTCATGCGGTTAAGGGTTAA
- the purE gene encoding 5-(carboxyamino)imidazole ribonucleotide mutase: MAEIGIIMGSISDWSTIKEACTVLDDLGLDYETEIISAHRTPEDMFTYAEEARGRGLKMIIAGAGGAAHLPGMVAAKTTLPVIGVPVQSKALDGLDSLLSIVQMPGGVPVATVAIGTAGAKNAGILAAEMLGAFDDKIAERLADYRKQMKGKVSQMRRELREQ, encoded by the coding sequence ATGGCTGAGATAGGTATTATCATGGGTAGTATTTCAGATTGGTCAACAATAAAAGAGGCATGTACCGTATTAGATGACTTGGGGTTAGATTATGAAACTGAGATCATTTCTGCGCACCGAACGCCTGAAGATATGTTCACATATGCGGAAGAAGCGAGAGGACGAGGGCTTAAAATGATTATTGCAGGAGCGGGAGGAGCGGCCCATTTGCCAGGGATGGTAGCAGCGAAAACTACGCTTCCGGTCATCGGCGTCCCTGTACAATCCAAAGCTCTGGATGGTTTGGATTCTTTACTTTCTATAGTGCAAATGCCTGGCGGTGTCCCTGTGGCAACGGTTGCAATCGGCACAGCTGGAGCGAAAAATGCGGGAATTCTAGCGGCAGAAATGCTAGGTGCTTTTGATGATAAAATAGCGGAGCGGCTTGCGGATTACCGAAAGCAGATGAAAGGTAAAGTATCTCAAATGAGGAGGGAGTTACGTGAGCAATAA